The Medicago truncatula cultivar Jemalong A17 chromosome 7, MtrunA17r5.0-ANR, whole genome shotgun sequence genome includes the window AACAAAAGTTTTAGAAATTGaagatataattatttttatttattgaagtaataacttgtgaaaatagaaaacataattaaacTTTGCCTTCCAACCAACAATACTCTATGATGAATTGAAAAATCAgagtttataaaataattaataacaaaGTTTAgagtatttaaataaaatgggTCAACAAACTTTTCAAGCTAGGCATCTCAATCTTTGTAatttaagggtctgtttggttaacctcaaaaaagagcttttagcttatagcttataagctcgtttgacaaaaaaaactctgtttggtaacactttttcaccatgagcttatagcttatttcacgagcttataagctatttttcagaagctattccaagtagcgtttgagcttatagcttatagcttctcactttttcctccaattttacccttattatttcatttaaattgtatttttatccattataatttttataataagctacgtaataaagactactatccctttattccaatttttgtatatatatcagctgacctttttttttttgaaaaaatatataccttcgtttttttttttacgaaacaaaatactattattctattagtgttacttttttttttttgaggtaagtgttattttctttattctctattattaatattactctattagtgctaccttttttttttgtttttgaggtaaatgttatttttttttataaagtggaaacaattaaaagataataaatataagataaaatttaatttaatttataatacataggatatattaaattaataaatttaaagtattttttttaaagaaaaattagtttacaaaattacaaatacttaaattaatgatataatttttattatgaattaagaatatcatttatgtcattttacatttattagctagttgaaccgctatttttatcaaacacttcagttaacttatcagctaaaagctatcaacTAGCTTATCAACTATctgctatttttaccaaacagagcctaactAGGCTTCAACACATTTGCTGAAGCTAACATCATAAGTGGGGTATACTACACATCTACTTGACACCACACTTATACGCTCTTTAGACCAAGCACCATACCAAACCAATGCTAACTAATCAACATCAAGAGACACCAAAAACTATggcataaaaaattataattttaaattacaaaatcaaactTGTTTGAATTTGAGAATTGCTGTTGACACATTACCTTTGGTTGAGAAACACTAGTAATTTATCCAAATgctcctcggcagttaactacgaATTATGAAATCgactgcagttaactgctgaggaaaactgaaaacttctgcagttaactgtcgaggaaacctcaaaccttttttttttttgacaaaaactataaattgtcattaataatatttattgattttgaatgtttcaatcattattttggtacgtttcaaacaattgcagtattatacttatgtgtATATATCTTATTAAGAATAGCctttaaatcagtgtaaaaattaagcatgaatattgttttgcacattacttaaataaaaataataataataaatcgttaaaataattgtgcacaacaatttttttttaaggtataatatgttgttatattttctacattaaaataattgtgcacaaagatttttttttatttaagtaatttgcaaaacaatattcaaatgattaatttttacacttattgaaatgttttttgaggacttaaatgctctttttatttataatgtttttttgttgcatttttttattgaatcatcattttaggtccattaattaccgattgcagatattattcatctatcatattttttcatttatggcaacaaaatcatatgaatgaaatcataaaaataattatgtttaattccttaaaagaattaaataattaaatttaattaaggaaaatttaggtgtatttccttatttaatttcaagtttgaaattcctcggcagttaactgctgccgAAGGGCATTTAGATAAAATACTCGTATGGCACAACCTTATCAAATGTGTAAACAacaatttcctttttaattttgataggCGGTAAAatgattatatttatttgtacAAAACAAGGATTATATTTATGGGTGCTATCAAATCCAATCTAACTGATGCCCCCATTAACAAACATTGATCAACAACAGAGCTCTATGAAGCTCACGTTGTAAAATGTAAGTTTTAAgtttggaaaatgttacatgaacactCTTTAATCATACACCCTATTGTATACCCCATGCATTAAGGATATTTTGGTAAATTCATCTCACAACcatactttctctttcatctcctcTCCCTTTTCCTTGCCACATGTCAGGATTTTGTGTAGATGTAAGAGGTGTATTGCCACATAAGGGtgtacatgtatcaccactctTTTAAGTTTTGCTTTAGACAACACAAACGCGATTTGTGCAATTCAACAATAAAGATCACATGTacaatttatatgaatttttagttTGTCTGGTATCACAATATTCTGTAGTTACCAAATTGACAGTTAGTATAGACTATCCTCCTCATTCAAGTCAAGAATTTAAATTTAGATTTAAAATAAAGATGTACAAAAGTGATGCGGTAATTGAATTTCTCAAAGAGAAGGATTATGAGATGCAATGAGCAAAAAGTTGCCTTCCAAAGTATGGTACCAATTTCGTAGATTAGTTTTAACTGCTTAATTTTCTCACTATGAAGTAATGATATGCTAGAGCCATGTGAGGGAGAGTGGGCAATTGCACGAATAACATATTAAAGCCATCTTTTTTAGGTGAAAATGCTAACATACACAATGTGGTAACCATGGATTTCATCTATAATAACAAAAAACTATTGGTACATTTGAGAGAAATTAAACTTTATTGTACTTGTATTTTTGCCCTAAATTGAATCTATTGACATGATGGTTAAACCCATTGAGCACTAAGGTCTTAACAGCTTGAACTCCTTGCTCCAATGACTCATCAACctgccattaaaaaaataaaaacaaaacagtaTTGGCACTTTAGTCAAATTTGTTACTATCTATTAACTGTAATTAAGtttaaaaagaaactaaatCCTAAATTGCTCTTATCTATGGATAACATAACACATGTAGACCGTGAAGCATTTCACAACTAGAATAAGCAGAAAAGTTCTATGCAATGATAGAAGAACTAAACTAATTTACACTTGATAGAAGACTAGAAGGTATAACCTGCTTTCTTTCCACTGAACTGAACTTTTGTAGAAGAAATGCTCTTAAATCCATAGTTCCAGGAGGGTTTCCAATTCCTACAAAGTAAGaatgcaattttgaaatataCTCTGATAAACAACTAAGGCTATACCAGCTTATAAAGTGACATTAGACAAAGAACTAACCGATTGCAAGTCGAGGAAAATCACGGGAACCATCCAAATGGCCAATCACATTTTTCAATCTGTAACAATATTAACACCAGTTATAGACTTCATAATTTCCCAGTATAAGAGGAGAGGACTTATATAGCAAAATGTAATGTCAGGTTTTAGATAAGTCAAGAAAACAAGGTTTGCAATATTGAGTTTTAGCTCCTAAATaagtcaagaaaaaaaaaggattgcAATATAGAGATGCCCGTCTCTGTATTATCCATAAAATCATAGAAGTTGCGACATAATTCAGACAAATCTCCATCACTAAAATGTATAGAAAAATAGTTGAGAGCAAATATTATACATGTTACCCATGGCAAGATTCATGTAACTATCCAGGTTTACAGATTAATGAGCCATGTTTAGAACATAATAAGAGTCAATCAAGTTAAATTCAGACAAGAGAATTCTACTTTGGAGCTGTAGCAACTACTACTAGTGGTAAAGCTATCCCTACATAATACCACCTCCTCATTGTTAAGAGTTAAAAAGAATTTCAATGGCCTTTGTATCCGCCTTATATGACACCACCAACACATCCTAGAAGCCCAACCCTTACTATACATATCTTAATTCAGTGATGTCTTAAATCAATAAGATACTTAAAAAATTCTGAAGTAAAAAGTTCTGATACTTAAAAAATCTTAATAACCATGTTATTAGAAATACAACAAGCATTACCCATTGTGATGCCCATGTCCACCTTTAGGTTGAAGCTTTAAAACACCATTTGGAAGGCTAGTTTCATCATAAACCTACATAAAAATTTCCACAAACTTAAAGCCAAAGAAAAATCCATAAATTTCTAAACTGTAACAAAACAGGATCAAAGTAAGAAATACGTACAACTAGAATATGGCGCAAAGGCACTCGATAATATGCAGCAAGTGGCCCAACCTTTAAGAATATTAAAAATGAGATAATTCAATAACAGAAAGATAACATTCAAAGTGACAAATCACAATAAGCACAAATGGGCATACACAGATAACTATAACAGCACCGAATTCAGTGTGTGTGTATTAATCATGAAAAATCTAGCTATTACATACAACGAAAAACTAACCGATTCCCCACTAAAATTCATGTATGTTTGAGGTTTCGCCAACAAAACTGGTACTTCTCCTATAGAACCTGTAcatatcaaataattaaatataaataaatgctGCAATTAACCATTGGAAGGTtcaatagtaaataaaataaaataaaaaaatcaatggtaGGAGATGATGCACCTATTCCAATCAAGGCTTTTGACTGTATTGTATTCATCAGAATACCTTCTGATTGAGAAAGACTATCAATTATTTCAAATCCAACCTAACAAATACAAAGAGATATGATTAGAATCACTACAAACAGAAGAACATTGATTCAAACacttcaaatcaaccaaaattgattttacctCCAGAGTCACTTCTAACTTGAAGCTATAGATTGaagcttttgattttaaaattgatttttaaccagaatcaattcattcaaaatcaatatttatcaGCGCAGAACCAAACAGAACTAAAAAAGTGAATGCTAATAAGAATTACATTGTGTCTGGTGCCATGGTATTTATTTCCAGGGTTACCCAAGCCAACAACAAGCCAAGGAGTGTATTCCATTTTATTATCTCCATTGTTATTTGCCTGTGGAACCGAACAACGAACAGAAAATGATGATGTTTTAACTGCAAATTTTGTTGTGTAACGAATATGTTGAAGGTTCTTGTTGGGATAAGTTAAAGATAAGGTTGGAGAAGATGCAAGATGCAACATTTATctgttaagaaataaaatatagaaatgATTAAGAAACACATAAATTCATATAATTGAGAACAAAACATCATTAAGAAACACTTACAGAGCATTAACCAAAAAAGTGAACAAAAACACAATCTTCTGAATAGTAGCCGAGTGTCTGGAGAAGAGAAAGCGAAGaggtttattttgtttcaataaaaaaagattgGAGATTTTTCTCTGGTTTTGTGTGTAACGAGCTATTCatgtttattaaattaattgttcaaattgataACACCAAGTCGTTGTAGTATAGTGGTAAGTATTCCCGCCTGTCACGCGGGTGACCCGGGTTCGATCCTCGGCAGCggcgttttttttattttttttatttttttttttatttcttgattttttgCACGTGCAGTATTATTCATTCAATAGGCAGCGCAGCGCAGGTCGAGCAAAAACTAAAGTAATTTTGCTATCAAACAAAACCATCTCTTTGTCATcgcaaaaaataattaaaccatCAAATTAATCTTAAAAAGCATACAAACCTTAGGGAGACTAGATCGAAATTCAAGGGAGTACAAAGTACAAAAACAATCTTACTTAAAAAACAcatatgaaggaaaaaagagtGCAAAGATAAACAAGCAACAAATCAACAAAATATGTACTCAGctaaactaaaaatattaaaatgttagatac containing:
- the LOC11433742 gene encoding chloroplastic group IIB intron splicing facilitator CRS2-B, chloroplastic, which translates into the protein MLHLASSPTLSLTYPNKNLQHIRYTTKFAVKTSSFSVRCSVPQANNNGDNKMEYTPWLVVGLGNPGNKYHGTRHNVGFEIIDSLSQSEGILMNTIQSKALIGIGSIGEVPVLLAKPQTYMNFSGESVGPLAAYYRVPLRHILVVYDETSLPNGVLKLQPKGGHGHHNGLKNVIGHLDGSRDFPRLAIGIGNPPGTMDLRAFLLQKFSSVERKQVDESLEQGVQAVKTLVLNGFNHHVNRFNLGQKYKYNKV